Proteins from one Mercurialis annua linkage group LG7, ddMerAnnu1.2, whole genome shotgun sequence genomic window:
- the LOC126654866 gene encoding tetraketide alpha-pyrone reductase 1: MDQIKGKVCVTGASGYLASWLIKRLLLSGYHVIGTVRDPGNEKKLAHLWKLEGAKERLKLVKADLMEIGSFDEPIYGCQGVFHTASPVVKPTSDPKAEILKPAVEGTLNVLRSCKKNPYLKRVVLTSSSSTVRARDDFDPQVPLDESSWSSVELCETLQIWYVLSKTLAEKAAWEFCNKNRIDLITILPSFVIGPSLPPELCSTASDVLGLLKGETEKFQWHGRMGYVHIDDVALCHILVYEHKNAHGRYLCSSTVLDNDELVSFLSTRYPSLSVPERFDQFDRPYYDFNTSKVKSLGFKFESIQKMFDDCVSSLVEQGHLPLFKLS, translated from the exons ATGGATCAAATTAAAGGCAAAGTATGTGTAACTGGAGCTTCTGGTTATTTAGCTTCCTGGCTAATTAAGAGACTTCTTTTATCAGGATATCATGTCATTGGTACCGTAAGAGATCCAG GAAATGAGAAGAAATTGGCACATCTATGGAAGCTAGAAGGAGCAAAAGAGAGACTGAAATTGGTGAAAGCTGATTTAATGGAAATAGGCAGTTTTGATGAACCAATCTATGGCTGCCAAGGTGTATTCCACACTGCCTCTCCTGTGGTCAAACCCACATCTGATCCAAAG GCAGAAATCTTGAAACCTGCTGTTGAAGGAACTCTGAATGTGTTGCGTTCGTGTAAGAAAAATCCATATCTAAAGCGAGTGGTGCTTACATCGTCGTCATCTACTGTAAGAGCTAGAGATGATTTTGATCCTCAAGTACCTCTTGATGAGTCATCTTGGAGCTCTGTTGAACTTTGTGAAACACTTCAG ATATGGTACGTTTTATCGAAAACGTTAGCTGAAAAAGCAGCATGGGAGTTCTGCAACAAGAATAGGATTGATTTGATAACTATTCTTCCTTCGTTCGTAATTGGACCTAGTTTGCCACCTGAGTTATGTTCTACTGCTTCTGATGTTCTTGGCTTGCTTAAAG GAGAAACAGAAAAATTCCAATGGCATGGAAGAATGGGATATGTGCACATAGATGATGTAGCCCTTTGTCACATTCTTGTTTATGAGCACAAAAATGCACATGGACGATACCTCTGTAGCTCAACTGTACTTGACAATGATGAACTAGTTTCATTTTTATCAACTCGTTATCCGTCTCTTTCTGTACCAGAGAGATTTGACCAATTCGATAGACCGTACTACGATTTCAACACATCGAAGGTGAAGAGCCTAGGATTCAAGTTCGAGTCGATCCAGAAAATGTTCGATGATTGTGTTTCGTCGCTCGTCGAGCAAGGTCATCTTCCTTTGTTCAAGTTAAGCTAA